In Planctomycetota bacterium, the DNA window AACCCCACGGATATCATCTTCCTGCTTCCGGCGTTCCTGCTCCGGCAGGTTGCTGGTGGTTTTTATAAAGTCCTCGTCATTCCAGAGCCACTGAAACTCCTTATTGCTTCTAGCTTTTAATTCATAGTGCAGTAATAAATTAATGGCGTGGGACAAACTGGTTAGAGCATTGCCTTTGTCTTTCCTTATTGAATATATGCAGGATGCGCCATACCAGGCAGAGGGGTTTGCCTGGTCAATCTCCAGGACTTTGATGCACAACTCTAAGGCTTTATCATCCCTGCCCAGCCGGTCAAGGGTAATGGATTTGTTATGCCAGACATTTGGGCTGGAAGTGCCGAGTTCCATTGCATTGGTATATGCTTGCAGGGCTTTTTTATATTTAACGGCTTTATATAGAGCGATTCCTTCGTCAACCAGTTTATCCGCAAACTTAGGTTTGGTTTTAAGGACTTCTTTATAGGCGGCTATGGCTTCGCTGTGCCGGCCTAAATCATCCAAGACCGCGCCTTTTTTAACCAGTGCTTTGGTATATGATGGGTTAAGTTCTAGCGTCTTGTCAAGCACCGCCAGGGCATCTTCAAATTTGCCGTCATTATATAGTTTTGACGCTTCAGCGCACAGTATCTGGGCGTCTTTAGCCGGTGTATGTTTGGACGTTTCTGTTGAAGCTGGTTGAGAAGCGCATCCGGCCACGGTAATCACGGCGCAGAGAAGACCGATGATGATAAGGATGATCCGACTCATACTGCTTTCCTTAGCAAATTAATGAGGGATAGTCAATGATAAATCAGCATGGGTAATTATCCGTGTTTTAGTGGTGTCATGCTGAACACCAAAGGTGACGTCTCTACTCGTTTCAGCAGCTGTGTTATGAGACCCTGAAACAAGTTCGCCCGGCGCGGTCCCTTCGGGTTCAGGGTGACAAATAATGGGTTATGAAATACGCTCTTAGTGTCTTTGTGCCTTCGTGGCTAATCCTTCCGTTCAGATATTATCACCGCAGACCCAGCCCGTTGAAAATGCGGCCTGCATATTATAGCCGCCGGTCTTGGCGTCGATATCAATCACCTCGCCGGCGAACCAGAGTCCCGGCGCAATCCTTGATTCCATGGTCTTGGGGTTTATGTCCTTGGTGGCCACGCCGCCCCGGGTGACTATCGCCTCGCTAATCGGCAGGACGCTCTCCACCGTCAATCTCAAGCCGAACAACCCGTCTATCAATCTCTGGCGCTCCAAAGCGGTTATCTGGTTGGCGTCCTTATTGCCGTCCACCCGGCAATATTCCAGGAACCGGGTAATCAGTCCCTGGGGCATCAGATTCTTGAATATATTCTTTATGCCTTTGGCAGAGTTGGCCTTGAATTCACGCAACAGCCGGGCATCGAGTATCTTATTGTCAAGCGCCGGCTTGAAGTTAATGGCTACCTGCACTTTGCTCTTAAGCTCCAAGGCGTCATAGATAGCCGCGCTCAGGTCCAGCACAATCGGGCCGGATATCCCGAAGTGGGTAAACAGCATCTCGCCGAATTGTTCGGCTACTGGCTTGTTATTTGACAGGAGCGTCAGGCGCACGTTCTTAAGCGCGATACCCTGCCAATCCTTGATGAACCCAGCCCCTGCTCCCAGCCCATCCTTTACTGTTGATGGGCTGGGTGCATGCAGAGTTGTAACGGAATCATGATTATTTCGGGACAGGGGCTGGGTGAAGTGCTCCTTTATGCGCACCGCAGACAGGGCCGGTTTCAGGGCGACTATCAGATGCCCTAATGACTCGGCCAGTTTATAGCCGTCGCCGGTTGAGCCGGTCTGGGGATAGGACAGCCCGCCGGTGGTGATGGCGATATGCGGAGCCAGGAATTCCTGGCCTGAATATGTCCGGATGCCGGTTATCCCCTCACCTATCCTCTCCCCATAGGGGAGAGGGAAGGGTGAGGGGGTTAATTTCTTGTCGGCGGTCAGCACCTCAATGACCCGTTCACCGTATAGAATTTTGACATTCTTATTATTTAGCTTGGATTTCAGGGTATTCAGGACATCGGCTGAACTATCGCTCTGAGGGAAGACCCGTCCGCCCCGTTCGGTCTTGAGTTTCAGTCCGGCATCCTCAAAGAAGGCCATCAGGTCGGCGTTAAAGAACTGGGCGAATGAATTGCGCAGGAAATCGTGTGATTCGGAAAACTCAGCCAGAAACGACTTAAGGTCACCGGAATTAGTCAGGTTACAGCGGCCCTTACCGGAGATGAGCAGTTTCCGTCCGGGCGACTCATTGCGTTCGACCAGGAGCACTTGTCGGCCCCGTTCCGCGGCGCGGATAGCGGACATCATCCCGGCCGGCCCGGCGCCGATAACAATCGCGTCATAATGTTGGTCGCTGGCTGGTTTTGTCATAAGGGCATATTATCAGGAAATATTGGAAAACCAAGTAAATAGAACGTAGTTTGGAGAAGTTCGTGGGACACGATTTATAATTTCTGAGCTATATTTTTCTTCAACCAATTGACTTGTATAGGGTTATTCTATTTCCGGCATAAATCAGCCCACAGGGGGGGTACCCCGGGTATACCCACCCCCACCCCCCGGTATACCCGGTCTGGCTTTTGGGATAATATTATGTTAGTTTTGGACTAACATAATCTTAGTTTTGAGCTAACATAACCTTAGTTTTGAGCTAACATAACCTTAGCTTTGAACTAACATAATCTTAGCTTTGAACTAACATAACCTTAGCTTTGAACTAACATAATCTTAGCTTTGAACTAACATAACCTTAGCTTTGAGCTGACATAACCTTAGTTTTGAGCTAACATAATATCAGTTTTGAACTAACATAACCTTAGTTTTGAGCTAACATAATATCAGTTTTGAACTAACATAATATTAGGCCACTCAGGCCGGGGTTTTTACACAAAATCCAATTTTTCTTGTCCGTTTTTGACTTAATTGGGGGCTAATTGCGGGGCAGTTTCTACCCTGATATTTAGGACTTTATTTTCATCCGTATATATGATATAGGGGCTGATTGATATATCAATGCAGAAACCACGAATGGACACGCCCCTACGGGCGGGCGTAAGCCCGAATGAACGCTAATGGGATGCAGATGAATAAAATCTGGATTCCCGCTTTCGCGGGAATGACATCTTTATAGTCCTTTGTGAACTTTGTGGTCTCCGTGGTGAATGCTTATTTGTTTTCCTTGGGTTGACACGGCTGGGAGTTTGTGCTATCCTAACTTACTATGGACTCCTTTAAATTAGTCAGCAGATTCAAGCCCTGCGGTGACCAGCCCCAGGCCATTAAGAAGCTCGTCGCGGGCATCAATGCGAATAAGCAGAATCAGGTTTTGTTGGGCGTGACCGGCTCAGGCAAGACATTCACTGTGGCTAATGCCATAGCCAAAGTCAATCGTCCGACACTGGTGATTTCACATAACAAGACCCTGGCCGCCCAGTTATACGCCGAGTTCAAGGAGTTTTTCCCGCATAACGCGGTGCATTATTTCGTGAGTTATTACGATTATTACCAGCCCGAGGCCTATATCCCCCAGCGGGATATCTATATAGAAAAGGACGCGGCGATTAATGAGAATCTGGAGCGGCTGCGACTGGCCGCCACCTCGGCCCTGCTGTCCCGGCGCGATGTGATTATCGTGGCCAGCGTTTCCTGCATCTACAATCTCGGCTCGCCTGAGGATTATGCCGGGATGGCGCTGCCGATTAAAAAGGGTGACCGGATGCCCAGGCGGGAGTTCCTGAAACGGCTGGTGGATATGCAATACGAGCGCTCGGAGACGGATTTCAAGCCGGGCAGTTTCCGGCTGCGGGGCGGCGAGATTATAGAGATTTTCCCGCCGTACCAGGATAATGCGCTCCGGATTATATTCGGCGATAAATTAGCCCCTCACCTATCCTCTCCCCAAGGGGGAGAGGGAAGGGTACGGGGAGATACCATAGAGCAGATTCTGATGGTGCATCCGCTGACCGGACAGACCATTTCAGCCCTGGACCAATACATGCTTTTCCCGACCAAGCATTTTATCATTCCGGAAACCAAGGTGGCCCAAGGGGTGGAGTCCATCCGGCGCGAGCTGGAGTCGCATCTCAAGGCGCTCCAGAAGCAGGGCAAGGCGCTGGAGGCCCAGCGGCTCCAGAGCCGGACCAATTATGATTTGGAGATGATTGCGGAAATCGGGTATTGCAAGGGCATCGAGAACTACGCCCGTCATTTCAGCGGCCGGCCGGCTGGGCAGAGGCCGACCACGCTGATTGATTATTTCCCGCCGGATTTCCTGACCCTGGTGGACGAGTCGCACGTGACTATCCCGCAGATACGGGGGATGTTCAACGGCGACCAGGCGCGCAAGAAGGTGCTGATAGAATACGGGTTCCGGTTGCCCTCGGCGCTGGATAACCGGCCGATGAAGTTTCCGGAATGGGAATCCTCGGTCAGGCAGCGGGTGTTCATCTCGGCCACGCCCGGTCCGTATGAAATGGGGCTGGCAAGCCCCATTAGAAATGACACAACCGCTACTGATAATAATAATCGGGCGACAAAGACACCTGCCAAGGCGGGCATTTCTAACGGGGCAAGTAAGCCGGATGTGGTGGAACAGATTATTCGCCCGACCGGATTGGTTGACCCGGCAATCATCATCAGGCCGATTACCGGGCAGATTGCCGACCTGCTCCAGCGGATTCAGCAGCGGATAAAATCCAATGAGCGGGTGCTGATTACCACACTGACCAAGCGGCTGGCTGAGGAGCTGTCATCCTATCTGCAGGAGAACCGGATAAAGGGCAAATACCTGCATTCGGATATACATACGATTGAGCGGGTCAAGATTCTCAATGAACTGCGCCAGGGTAAGTTTGATGTCCTGGTCGGCGTGAATCTGCTCAGGGAAGGGCTGGACCTGCCTGAGGTGTCGCTGGTGGCGATTCTGGATGCGGATAAGGAGGGGTTCCTGCGTTCGGCTACATCCATTATCCAGACGGTCGGGCGGACGGCCCGGAATGTCAATGGCGAGGTGGTGCTCTATGCGGACCATATGACTGATTCCATCAACCAGGCGATGAGCGAGACCACCCGGCGCCGGAATATTCAGCTGGCTTACAATAAGAAGAATAATATTACGCCTAAGACCATCAAGAAGGAGATTCTTAAGGGGATTGAGATGGAAGACCGGGGCAGGGAGGTCTCGGCCCGGGCTATCGGGATGAAGTTAGAGGCGTATAAAGGGGTGGAGCTGGTTCGGGAACTGGAAAGAGAGATGTACGAGGCGGCTGAGAAGCTGGATTTTGAATACGCGGCTCAGGTCAGGGATACCATAAAGAAGATAAGGAAGAAGTAGTGGTCAATTTTGCCACAGAGACACAGAGAACGCAGAGCGACTGCGGAGTAGATACGAAGCGAACACGGAGAAATGCAACCACGAATGGACACAAATAAACACGAAAGAGAACTCCGCAGAGACCGTGAAGCGAACACGAATGGCACGAATAGGAGCGAATTACACGAATAATTATTAACCACAGATGAACACAGATGGGCGCGGATGATTTCTACTTCTTTTCCTTTACACCGGTGCACGGAGGCCAGGGATTAGTTTTGCGGTATTCTTCAGTCGGAACTTCAGCTTGTTTGGCTTCTGCGTCGACTACAAAACGATATTCTTCAGATGACCAATAGAGATATTTATTATTCTCTTCCCACCATTTAATAAACTTATTGTCAATTTTATTTTCGCATAATGGAGTGCCGTAGTGAAATAATTGTAACATATGATTTGCTATCCAACTATTAGGATTTTCAAACTGTGCAATCCTGAGATATTCATCAAATTCGGATAAGTCCTTAAAGGCAAAGGCCAATGTATATATAAGAGACAGTTTCTTTCTTGAATCAGTTGTTTTTCTTATCTCCTCCTTAAGTGCCTTATGAGCTGGTTCGCCAATATCCGCGAGTGCCATGGGGAGATAACAATAACCTCGTACAAAAGGGCTCTCCTCTTTTATTTTTGTTATTATCGGAGTTATAGCTCTACGGCCACAAGCAGCTAAAGGTTTTACATAATCACCCGATACCTCACCTCTTCTATTTAAGTGCATTTGGAAAATATAATAATGCGGCAATAGCCACCAGCCAAGAAACATTAATCCAAACAGCAATAATGTCAGGATAAACAGGTAAATCTTTTTACGATTCATAGTATAATAGGTATCACCCCAATAGGGGTATTGTCAACTACAATCTGTATAATCTGTGTAAATACCCGGTGCGCTCCGGTAGGTGCTCCCGACCATCTCTTCGCTCAGGGGAGCGTGGAGCGTATAGCGTAGAGATTTGATACAGATTACGCCAGATAGCCGTCGGTTTGAATCTTGCAGAGGTTGTGATAGACGCCCTTCTTTTCCATCAGTTCCTGATGATTACCGGTTTCTTTTATCTCGCCTTTGTGGATGACATAGATGCGGTCAACATTCTGGATGGTTGATAACCGGTGCGCGATGATGATAGAGGTCATTTTCTTGACCATCTTCTTAATGGCTTCCTGGATGTAATACTCGGTTTCCACGTCCACTGATGAGGTAGCTTCGTCCAGTATCAGGATAGACGGTTCAAAGGCCATGGTCCGGGCGAATGCCAGCAACTGGCGCTGGCCGCCGGAAAGGGTCATGCCGCGCTCGCCGACCCGGCTGTCGTATTTGTTGGGCATCTTCTCAATAAAGGTGGAAGCGAAGATATCCTCGCAGACGTCTTTTACTTTAGCCGGGGTGACGGCGCTATCCCAGAGCGAGATGTTGTCGTTGACCGTGCCGGCGAAGAGGAAGACATCCTGGAGCACGATGCCCAATCTGCGGCGCAGGTCCTGCTGGCTCATATCCTTGATGTTAATGCCGTCAATCAGAATCCGGCCTGAGTCGACATCATAGAATCGGCAGAGCAGATTGATAATTGTAGATTTGCCGCTGCCGGTCACGCCGACAAAGGCAATGCTTTCGTTCTTCTTTATCTTGAACGAGATGTTCTTCAGGACCGGCTTGCCCGGCTCGTATGAGAAGGTGACATTGTCAAACTCTATTTCGTGCCCCTGCGGGTCTTCTTTCAGTTCCCGGGGCAGGGCCGGGTTCCGGACATCAACCGGCGTATCCAGTATTTGGAAGATGCGCTCGGCCGAGGCCATGGCGCCCTGGAACATCAAATACTTATCAGCCAGGTCCTGAATCGGGCCGAAGAAGTTAATACTGTATTCCATAAACGTATAGATTACGCCGATTTCAATGACGTCGTTTAAAGCCAATCCGCCGCCGAAATATAAAATCAGGGCAATGACCGAGCCCCGGAGTATGGAGACCAGCGGTATAAAAGTTGACTGGTAAATCAGGGCCCGGCGGGACAGGTCATAGTGCTCATAATTGATGCCGGAGAATTTATTGAGGGTCTTGGGCTCCTGATTGAATGACTGGATGACCTTTACGCCGGACAGGCTTTCAGCCAGATAGGCGTTTAATTGAGCCAGTTTCTTGCGCATGTCCCGGTAGGTGGTTCTTAATTTCGGTTTGAATATCATGGTTATGATGAGCAGGGGGATTACGGCGGACAGCGCAATCAACGCCAGTTTATAGTTCAGCCAAAACATGACAACTGCCAATACGACAATTATAAATATATCATTCACTACGGTAACCATGGCCGTGGAAAGGAAATCACCCAGAGCATTAACATCGTTAGTCACCCGGGTAATCAGCCGGCCGACCGGCTGTTTGTCATAAAAGCCCAGGGACATCTGCTGGAGATGCCCGAATGTTTTCATCCTGATATTAAAGATAATCTTTTGGCCCAGTTTTGACATGGAGTAATTCTGCCAGATGCTCAGGAGCAGGCAAATAACCAGATTGGCCAGGATAATCAGGGCGATAACGATAAACTGGCGCCGGTCAAACTTATCGGACGTAATCTTTAGTTGAGGGGTTTCGGCCGGGTATAGCAATTCCAGCGCATTTCGGTTGAGCCGTTTTATGACTTTCTCGCCTTGGGCTCCTTTTATCCGGCCGTAAAGATTGGCCAGGTCTTTAGCTGCCTTATCTGAACTTGGTTTTCTTATTGTGATTAATTTTGCAATCGCGTCTTTTTGGTTTAGTAAATTATTGAGTTCCTCAACCGTATCATTCTGAATAACAACCCCATCTATCCTGAGCGCGTCACAGAGATTCTTGACGGAAAATTTGCCAGTATCAGTGGGGCTGATCGCGGGCTGGTCGGTAAATTCATTGTCAGAGAAGTCGGACACAGGCACAAGTTCATTTAACGCCAAACCCTGTAATCTCGGGCCGAGGGCCACGGATAATATAGTCAGAACAAATGTCAGGAAGATAAGCACGATTATCTGTCCGGTAAAGGGCTTAGCAAAGACCAGGAGCCGTTTGGGCAGGCTCAGGTCATACTGCTTGTCAACAATGTCGTCTTCTTGGTGATACGCTTGCATATATTTTTAACAACAGGATTTAGCCGATTAAGCGGAAATCGGGTAATTAACCTGCGCGCACTTCGTGTGCTCGGATTCACGCTCCGCTTAGTTCCGCTTAATCCCGTTGTCGTTAATTACGGCGTTTATTATATTTCTTCCAGTTGTTCTTTTATATTCTGGTATTCGCAGAATCGGGCATAGGCGTTATTCTTGGCCAGCAACTCCGAATGGGTTCCCTGCTCAATAATTTCCCCCTTGTCCATAAAGACAATCAAATCAGCCATGCTCATCACGGCCAGCCGGTGCGAGACCACCAGCACGGTCTGGCTTTGTGATTTATTGGCGATAATATTCCTGAGGATGGTTCGCTCGGTTTCGTAATCCACGGCCGAGAAACAGTCGTCCAGGATGAGCAGGGGCGGATTTTTAATCAAGGCCCGGGCCAGCGAGACCCGTTGGCGCTGGCCGCCGGAGAGATTGATACCCCGCTCGCCCAGATAGGCTTCATATTTTTGGGGTATGGAATCTATGGCTTCGCGCATGACTACGGATCCGGCGGTGTTGGATATGGTTTCGTCCGAGGCCGGGTCATCCAGCCCGAAGGTTATGTTATTCCTGATGGTATCCGAGAACAGGAAGACATCCTGGGGCACTACGCCCATCAGAGAGCGCAGGTTTTTGACGGAGTAATTCTTGATGTTGATGCCGTTAATCATGATTTCGCCCGAATCGCCGTCGTAGAACCGGACCAGCAGGTTGAGCAGGGTGGTTTTGCCTGAGCCGATGGGCCCGGTAATGGCCACGATGGAATTGGCCGGAATCTTAAGGTTGATATTCTTAAGCACCTGGATGACCTTACATTTATCCTGTTGGGGCAGCCCATCTTGGGATAATTCCGGTATCTTGTGAGAGAAATTTACGTCCCGGAATTCCACTCTCACATCGCTGGTTTCGGGAACCGGGCTGGCGCCCCGGTCTTCAACCTCCGGCTGGATATTGAGTATCTGCTCTAATCTTTTCATTGAAGCCGAAGCAAACTGGTAAAACCTAACTGACATTCCCAAGCCAACCATGGGCCAGGCAATCCGGCCCAGAAGCTGCATAAATGTTACCAAATCCCCCGGCGTAATCTGCCCGTCAATTACCTGAATCCCGCCAAAGAAAAGTATGACAAAAGCAGTGACGCCTACGTTAAAGCCCAGAAATGGATGAAAATACGAAGAAAGCTTGGCCAGCGAAAGGTTCTTTTTCAGGTAGATATCATTTGCCTCGCGGAAACGGTCTAACTGGTTGGCCTCCTGGGCAAATGATTTGACCACCCGGACGCCGGAGAAGTTCTCCTCGGCTGACTGCGAAATGCCGGACATTGATTCCTGCACCTGGGTTCCTTTAGCATGCATACGTTTACCTACAGCCCATACTAAGAATGGCAATAAGGAGCAGCTGAGGACAGTATAAAGGGTCAAGCTCGGGCTTATACCTATCATAATGAACGGCACCATTATGAAATAGAAGAAGATATCCACGATGATGATGGCGCCATCACCCAGGAACATCTTGACCCATTCCACGTCATTGGTGGCCCGGGACATGATGTCGCCGGTTCGGGCGTTGTGGAAGAAGTTCATTGATAGTTTCTGGAGATGTCCGAACAGCTTGTTTCTGATATTGTTGGCGACCAAAAGCGAGGCGCTCTGATATAAGTAACGCCACCAATAACGCAGGAAACCTTGGATGAGTATTCCGCCTATATAAGCCAGCAAAAGCAGGCCCAGTCGCCTGATGGTTTCAGTCGGATTGGTTGTGCCGATGATGCCGCCCACCGTTATGTTGACTGCCAGTCCGGTAAGTATTGGCAGGTAGACATCGATGACATCCACTACAAACAGCGCCAGGCTGGCGATGATATACTTCTTGTAGTGCCCCTTCAGCAACGGCAGAAACAACCTTAGGTTCTTGAACATAATTAGAGTTCGGTCTTATATCATTCTGGGGAAAAATCAAGTAAAATGAGCAGATGACTTACGGCGGACCGTTTAATGAACCGGGGTATTCATTGATTCCTGTGCCTGCCGGACAAAGGCCTCCAGGCGCATCTCCTCGCCCGGATTCTTGATGCCGTCCACGGTCATGGTCAGTACCGGAATGTTGTATTCGTCCTTGAAGCGCTTGAGCAGGGCGGTGACGATATTGCCGGGCATGCAGCCGAAGGGAATAATATTGAGGATGCCGTTGAATCCGGCGTGGGCGTATTCCTCGGCCCGGCCCAGGCTCAGGACCGCCTCGCCTCTCAGGGCCGGTTCAATATAGGCCGAGCCGTGTTTGACCACCACCGAGGTCGGCGATTCATAGTGGAAATGCCGGATTTTTCCCTTGAAATGCTTCTTGATTTTATTCGCCTCGCGTTCCTGGAAGACCAGGGTGACTTTCTGCTTGATGAAACTCAAATAGTCATTCTTGAGCAGGAAATCCTCTTCCCGGAGATAATCGATGTAATCCAGCCACTCCTCAAAAGGCGGCAGGGCCACCTCGGCGCCCAGCTCTTCCATTTTAGCCACCGCGTGGTTGTTGGTGAAGGGATTGCTGCGCACGTAGATTTCGCCGATGACGCCGATCTTCGGCTTGGGCTTGGAATAATCGGTCTTGATTTTGTCAAACCGCTTGATGGCGTCTTTGGTAAAGCCCTCGATATCGCCGTTCTCTTTGGGCGCGGACTCAATGAATTTCTGGAGACTCTGGAATGTCTCCGCATAAACCCGGTTGGTCTCGCCCTTGGTCGTTTCATAAGGCCGGGTTTCCCGGGCTAATTTCTGGAGCAGGTCCAGCAGCACCAGCCCGCGCCAGACGTTTTTCTTGAATTTGGCCGAACCGAGCACCGCCATATCCTTATGGAAATTGGCGGTTTGGTCAAAGGTCACTATGGGCACGTCATTTAAGCCCACCTCGTCCAGCACCATCCGGTGCAGTTTGTTATACTGGCCGAACCGGCAGGGTCCTTTGGCCGAAGGCATGAAAAAGGCGCTGCGGGCCGGCTTAAAATCCGGAAGCCGGCTCTGCTTGATAATATCGCCGGTGGTGATGATGCTCGGGAAGCACTCACGACCTGAGGTGTATTTCCGGCCGATAATCAGGCTCTCGTCATCGGACGGCGGCAAGGCCTGTGAATCTATGCCGGCCGACCTGAATGCGGCCGCTATGACAAATCCGTGGTCATCCATATAAGGGATATAGATAGTCCGGGAATCGCGCGGCAGGGCCGCCAGCGATACAGTGGCCGACGGATGGCTGCTGGTGGTGGCCAGGTTCCGGGCGTGCTTTATCGTATCGATGAACGCCTCGCACCGGGTCTGCATTCCCACGTCCGCGCTGTGCTCGTCTATTTCCAGAGACAGGTAGGGCTTGCCGTGCATCTCCTTCTCGAAGAACTTGGTGATGTAGGAATCCGGCCCGCAGTTGAAGTTAGTCAGGTAGACCGCAAACAGGTTTTTAGTCCGTCCGATATAGCGGGCCGCGGCCAGGATTTTCTGGCCGGACCGCCAGTACATATACGGATAATCCCGGCCGATTTCCTCGCCCATGGCTTTCATCGGCAGGAAGTCAATCGGGATGACCGTCATGCCCAGCTTGCGCAGTTTCTCAGCCAGATTGAGATTCAGGCCGGTGTCATAACTGTTGTAGGAACGGGTCAGCAGCACCAGGGCCGGCGCGTTCCCGGCCAGGACCTCCTGGCCGCGTTCAACCTGCCAGCGGTCGAACCGCTCCTGGGCATCAAAGGCCCGCTCCATGCAGCGCTCGACATTATTCGTGTGGTGCTCGATGGACTTGGCTATCTTCTTTAAGGTTTTTTCTATTTCCTTCCGGCCCCGGTCCATATAAAATACCGGCCGGATGATTTTAGTATTGTATTTCTTATAATCAATGGCGCTCCGGGTGGTATCCGGCAATGCCTGGATATAAGGGCAGTTGTACGAACGGTCAAAGTGTTTGCTCAGGGGCGGCATATTCACCTGGAACGGGATAAACAGATAGTCAATGCCCTTTTCCAGGACGTTAATGATATGGCCGTGCGCGGTCTTTATCGGGAAGCACGGCTCAGCCACCACGTTCTCCACGCCCTTCTTGATGACCGCCCGGTTGGTGTCGTCGGATAAGACTATCTCCAGCCCCAGCTCCGAGAAGAAGGTATGCCAGAGCGGATACAGGTCGTAGAAGACCGAGATGCGCGGAATGCCGATTCTGGGTTTGGCGGCCTGTCCCTCCTTGTGGACGGGTAAAGTGTCCGCCTGCAGCAGCATCTTCTGGCGTTCCCTGAAGAAGTTGGGCGACTTGGCCCTCAAGTGCTGGGCCGATTGCTTGTCTTCGGTATCGTCGTATTTCCCGCAGCGCGAGCCGTAGTGCAGGGTTTTGGCCTTGGACTGCTCCCCGCTGAACTTGACCCGGTGTATCTCGCAGTTGTTCGGGCAATCCGTGCACTCAAACGATGATGATTCATATTGGATATGTTTCAGGTCGAAACCCTTGAATTTGGTTTTATAATCGCTGGTCTCTCTTTCCTCTTTAGCCATGATGGCCGCGCCGACCGCGCCCAGGATATCGTGATGGGGCGGGACAATCACCTTTTTTCCGGTCACCTGCTCAAAGGCGTTCTTGACCGCCCGGTTAAAGGCCACGCCGCCTTGGAAAAATATATGCTCGCCGACCTTGCGCTTTTCCACCACCTTGTTGAGATAATTCTCCACAATGGAATAAGCCAGGCCGGAAATCAGGTCGTCCTTGGCCACGCCCAGCTGTTTGTAATAATTCAACTGCGATTCCACAAAGACCGTGCAGCGCTCGCCCAGCGAGCACGGG includes these proteins:
- a CDS encoding tetratricopeptide repeat protein produces the protein MSRIILIIIGLLCAVITVAGCASQPASTETSKHTPAKDAQILCAEASKLYNDGKFEDALAVLDKTLELNPSYTKALVKKGAVLDDLGRHSEAIAAYKEVLKTKPKFADKLVDEGIALYKAVKYKKALQAYTNAMELGTSSPNVWHNKSITLDRLGRDDKALELCIKVLEIDQANPSAWYGASCIYSIRKDKGNALTSLSHAINLLLHYELKARSNKEFQWLWNDEDFIKTTSNLPEQERRKQEDDIRGVLLRNYMDSGVGKDAPDLIYYIRDTSNGPSRDPNDEFMLRFKDCKNHRVKKVSECICIDYTHWAVQDKTTNETGAVLTVRNIEWINKGEVNAEITQWQGTLHGLYFKFKLQLKEGKWEVGKYLEEKVS
- the uvrB gene encoding excinuclease ABC subunit UvrB; this translates as MDSFKLVSRFKPCGDQPQAIKKLVAGINANKQNQVLLGVTGSGKTFTVANAIAKVNRPTLVISHNKTLAAQLYAEFKEFFPHNAVHYFVSYYDYYQPEAYIPQRDIYIEKDAAINENLERLRLAATSALLSRRDVIIVASVSCIYNLGSPEDYAGMALPIKKGDRMPRREFLKRLVDMQYERSETDFKPGSFRLRGGEIIEIFPPYQDNALRIIFGDKLAPHLSSPQGGEGRVRGDTIEQILMVHPLTGQTISALDQYMLFPTKHFIIPETKVAQGVESIRRELESHLKALQKQGKALEAQRLQSRTNYDLEMIAEIGYCKGIENYARHFSGRPAGQRPTTLIDYFPPDFLTLVDESHVTIPQIRGMFNGDQARKKVLIEYGFRLPSALDNRPMKFPEWESSVRQRVFISATPGPYEMGLASPIRNDTTATDNNNRATKTPAKAGISNGASKPDVVEQIIRPTGLVDPAIIIRPITGQIADLLQRIQQRIKSNERVLITTLTKRLAEELSSYLQENRIKGKYLHSDIHTIERVKILNELRQGKFDVLVGVNLLREGLDLPEVSLVAILDADKEGFLRSATSIIQTVGRTARNVNGEVVLYADHMTDSINQAMSETTRRRNIQLAYNKKNNITPKTIKKEILKGIEMEDRGREVSARAIGMKLEAYKGVELVRELEREMYEAAEKLDFEYAAQVRDTIKKIRKK
- a CDS encoding ABC transporter ATP-binding protein; translated protein: MQAYHQEDDIVDKQYDLSLPKRLLVFAKPFTGQIIVLIFLTFVLTILSVALGPRLQGLALNELVPVSDFSDNEFTDQPAISPTDTGKFSVKNLCDALRIDGVVIQNDTVEELNNLLNQKDAIAKLITIRKPSSDKAAKDLANLYGRIKGAQGEKVIKRLNRNALELLYPAETPQLKITSDKFDRRQFIVIALIILANLVICLLLSIWQNYSMSKLGQKIIFNIRMKTFGHLQQMSLGFYDKQPVGRLITRVTNDVNALGDFLSTAMVTVVNDIFIIVVLAVVMFWLNYKLALIALSAVIPLLIITMIFKPKLRTTYRDMRKKLAQLNAYLAESLSGVKVIQSFNQEPKTLNKFSGINYEHYDLSRRALIYQSTFIPLVSILRGSVIALILYFGGGLALNDVIEIGVIYTFMEYSINFFGPIQDLADKYLMFQGAMASAERIFQILDTPVDVRNPALPRELKEDPQGHEIEFDNVTFSYEPGKPVLKNISFKIKKNESIAFVGVTGSGKSTIINLLCRFYDVDSGRILIDGINIKDMSQQDLRRRLGIVLQDVFLFAGTVNDNISLWDSAVTPAKVKDVCEDIFASTFIEKMPNKYDSRVGERGMTLSGGQRQLLAFARTMAFEPSILILDEATSSVDVETEYYIQEAIKKMVKKMTSIIIAHRLSTIQNVDRIYVIHKGEIKETGNHQELMEKKGVYHNLCKIQTDGYLA
- a CDS encoding NAD(P)/FAD-dependent oxidoreductase, which translates into the protein MTKPASDQHYDAIVIGAGPAGMMSAIRAAERGRQVLLVERNESPGRKLLISGKGRCNLTNSGDLKSFLAEFSESHDFLRNSFAQFFNADLMAFFEDAGLKLKTERGGRVFPQSDSSADVLNTLKSKLNNKNVKILYGERVIEVLTADKKLTPSPFPLPYGERIGEGITGIRTYSGQEFLAPHIAITTGGLSYPQTGSTGDGYKLAESLGHLIVALKPALSAVRIKEHFTQPLSRNNHDSVTTLHAPSPSTVKDGLGAGAGFIKDWQGIALKNVRLTLLSNNKPVAEQFGEMLFTHFGISGPIVLDLSAAIYDALELKSKVQVAINFKPALDNKILDARLLREFKANSAKGIKNIFKNLMPQGLITRFLEYCRVDGNKDANQITALERQRLIDGLFGLRLTVESVLPISEAIVTRGGVATKDINPKTMESRIAPGLWFAGEVIDIDAKTGGYNMQAAFSTGWVCGDNI